A single Ptiloglossa arizonensis isolate GNS036 chromosome 2, iyPtiAriz1_principal, whole genome shotgun sequence DNA region contains:
- the Cno gene encoding adherens junction formation factor afadin isoform X6, whose protein sequence is MMDWGIRRSIMFHVRRRPADYVPRKRKKKPSGKWNEFDHRYEDERLPFLLELNPDGSDVPNGAGTRHRLQPNVTEVGSERPIGPQAVQAQTLTLTGPTVMPRHCVIAFTENIVTLTPCSRDAHTYVNNQRIHQTTILQNGAIVKFGRLHTFRFIDPAPEERIRQRHDSGRQIEYGYERRSPDLTNQETNAERYGSASGTPNGGQIQVQGQGQSGQDQPSHPSSPSKSAAPSSAAVCLARSPNHAPESTHNYETTFDLDGNVETASLTSSRDGNRTLQNDRQPRGTDPILPAVLEFLEETEETFFHAVITDVEPSAPQFKLAPTYTLYLAARYRASTHYRPELQPTERAHRLTVMLANVAGMIQRVIQERYMDASSLALWLANGSELLHMLKNDRHVGAFSTRAQDILTEAVHAAFASLVRCISLELAPAMSQFMADADEPAKEAGVLQIFSSTMALLRRCRVNAALTIQLFSHLFHTINATAFNALVSNTNLCVRWFGRRLKARLNALETWAERQGLELASQCHLATIMQATHLLQAPKYNAEELATLSSTCFKLNSLQVRALLQKYQPAADEPRLPAELIENVVRVAESVADTLARADGREIRLEEEPTLALALLLPEDGYSCEVIRGVPPGLAEFLAPLQRDGLCRMAPQPTSSGYWTIYMIDHHNNFRSPSAMSNRSGGYSCHTGPSPAQPEIHVIKLHKSTNGMGLSIVAAKGAGQDRLGIYIKSVVAGGAADADGRLTAGDQLLKVDGQSLVGITQEKAAEYLVRTGPIVTLEVAKQGAIYHGLATLLSQPSPVMTRAHKVRPKSEHLEASKVQGGNEPPSTSHSMGNLLSVPRHAIDPIPPGPRRMSERDLPSRLGRDATAPQQQIHASKSVPALHNVGTDGKQQHEVFNPGYSRASSSNSVTPPVTQPPSMTAINGTTSLRSRSSHNLHDPIRIGTLPPSGLVSRQQSSPNLNPSQTTASSNGSTTAIGTSTANILHSNEAERFYQNLSVYRNQDVATKQRYSPSQHLDERNPLQLQKSSRGSQNSLNRPGTFETSQPRDRPISAYVSQTQQQSYLGGQSQQPGSVAPPRSQSSRDIIRQEAKLQEMQEEVRRRELRGGVPVPLNQCRPTTYNVKSNMTQQSTNSVVRPTKSIGSPPNFGSNAPVAVSAPTISTTGHAARQTAAATYGYVDSHYGPYVVQYGKSPPTHQHQHQHQHQHQHQHQHQYQHQHQHQHQHQHQHQHQQQLQSQLQLQSQHQHQHQHQNFQQQILGHAQYGTQSSRGKTDSTRLQPNGMSLDYARDQNTQEVGRSYTDQTRHFAAGSQYYLNGGSDVRGDQYNSENGTSRTQTLPEGNASIQSNDIAPIRPALPEDGFRESPPPPPPNATTHPLYNKQSDSRYTASMQDPPRGGYYPANGTAGTALQPRQYQYSATNPWQREEREKEQALRREAARQWRDQQIAELSALPHRTSQQEEQLRALQLERDFQKRAEEAANQQDDDEESNDLDAESMQRVQGLLRSTTTQDRGNLSEQHNPNLSRVTVANQSQRGSHVVQSLGASILSTGLTAHGISAQQCTQSISTISLSQQENSGLHLSQNLQHEQTNQVQNNVGQIPMSSLIQLTASQKSCTLGIPQSTEDKEIQRRQDEIKRKQIEFDETLKRKEEEAKQQQIQQIYQQQQYLQQSQSHLKNQQVLHPSMLRLENLVINGPNAPSTQNGNNDAPLPPERGSSYAVMSQQGALRSNSVNASNMMPVTHPQQPTSIKRVSFHDSNANVAESIQRNISTGNLNTPPSTTMDIIAEDPNNFINDAENLLASPKTPEGSGIPITGSTPGVIGAQEVYKDPRQRRLAEKQKLQQNSQIGPVPEKLSFKEKMKMFAMETGEDGTPRDKVKISRAQREIDNIGNPTALNSNNNSSSNTNNNNNNNNNGSNTSINNNNNSSSSSNSSSSSSNNNNNRN, encoded by the exons ATGATGGATTGGGGAATTAGAC GTTCGATTATGTTCCACGTGCGTAGAAGACCCGCGGATTACGTGCCTCGGAAGCGCAAGAAAAAACCTAGCGGCAAATGGAACGAATTCGATCACAG GTACGAGGACGAGAGATTACCCTTTTTACTCGAATTAAATCCGGATGGAAGCGACGTCCCAAATGGAGCCGGAACACGACACCGACTGCAGCCCAACGTGACGGAGGTGGGTTCGGAAAGACCAATAGGTCCACAAGCGGTTCAAGCTCAAACTCTTACTTTGACCGGACCGACGGTCATGCCAAGGCATTGCGTAATCGCTTTTACCGAAAATATCGTCACGCTTACACCCTGCTCCAGGGACGCCCATACATACGTTAACAATCAGAGGATACATCAAACGACGATTCTCCAG AACGGAGCGATCGTCAAGTTCGGCAGACTGCATACCTTCAGATTCATTGATCCAGCACCCGAAGAACGTATTAGACAACGACACGACTCCGGGAGGCAAATCGAATACGGCTACGAGCG ACGCTCCCCAGACTTGACCAATCAAGAGACGAACGCGGAAAGATACGGGTCTGCGTCCGGAACTCCGAACGGTGGACAGATTCAAGTTCAAGGCCAGGGTCAGTCGGGTCAGGATCAACCGTCTCATCCGTCTAGTCCGAGCAAGTCCGCCGCGCCCAGCTCAGCTGCCGTTTGCCTCGCTCGAAGCCCAAACCACGCGCCGGAATCCACGCATAATTACGAAACTACCTTCGATCTCGATGGGAACGTTGAGACTGCCAGTCTTACCAGCAGCAGGGACGGTAACAG AACCTTGCAAAATGATCGACAACCGCGTGGGACGGATCCGATTTTGCCAGCCGTgctggagtttctcgaggaaacggaggaaacCTTTTTCCATGCTGTGATCACAGACGTGGAGCCGTCGGCGCCTCAATTTAAACTCGCGCCAACGTACACGCTTTATTTGGCGGCGAGATACCGCGCGAGCACACATTACAGACCGGAATTACAGCCAACGGAGAGAGCGCACAGACTGACGGTGATGTTGGCGAACGTCGCCGGTATGATACAACGAGTGATACAG GAACGATACATGGACGCATCCTCTCTGGCTCTTTGGTTAGCAAACGGATCGGAATTGCTGCACATGCTGAAAAATGATCGACACGTCGGGGCGTTCTCAACAAGGGCGCAGGACATTTTAACGGAGGCAGTTCACGCGGCATTCGCGTCGTTGGTGCGctgcatatctctcgaacttgCACCGGCGATGTCGCAGTTTATGGCCGACGCTGACGAGCCTGCCAAGGAAGCCGGAGTTCTGCAAATATTTTCGAGTACGATGGCTCTGCTGAGGCGGTGCAGAGTTAACGCCGCCCTCACGATTCAGTTGTTCAGTCATCTGTTTCACACGATAAACGCAACCGCGTTTAACGCGTTGGTTTCGAACACGAACTTGTGCGTAAGATGGTTCGGTCGTCGACTGAAAGCGAGATTGAACGCTCTCGAGACTTGGGCCGAGAGGCAGGGCCTCGAGCTTGCGAGTCAGTGTCACTTGGCGACGATCATGCAAGCGACCCATCTCCTCCAAGCGCCGAAATATAACGCGGAGGAGCTCGCTACATTGAGTTCTACCTGTTTTAAGCTAAATTCCCTTCAAGTCAGGGCATTGTTGCAAAAATATCAGCCAGCCGCGGACGAGCCGAGACTTCCGGCAGAGTTAATCGAAAACGTAGTCAGA GTGGCGGAAAGTGTAGCCGATACGCTCGCGCGTGCGGACGGCAGAGAGATTCGACTCGAGGAGGAACCTACGCTAGCGTTGGCTCTTCTTCTTCCGGAGGATGGATATAGCTGCGAAGTGATACGCGGTGTGCCACCGGGTTTGGCCGAATTTTTAGCCCCGTTGCAACGGGACGGTCTGTGTCGAATGGCACCGCAGCCTACGAGTAGTGGATACTGGACCATATACATGATAGATCATCACAATAAC TTTCGTAGCCCCAGCGCGATGAGCAACAGGTCCGGAGGTTATTCTTGTCATACGGGACCCAGTCCGGCTCAACCAGAGATTCACGTAATAAAGTTACATAAATCGACCAATGGAATGGGTTTGAGCATCGTCGCAGCTAAG GGTGCTGGTCAAGACAGGCTAGGAATATACATAAAGAGCGTTGTCGCGGGTGGTGCTGCTGATGCT GACGGTAGATTGACGGCTGGCGATCAGTTGCTCAAAGTGGATGGACAAAGTTTAGTCGGAATTACTCAAGAAAA GGCTGCCGAGTATCTGGTGCGTACCGGGCCGATAGTCACCCTCGAAGTTGCCAAGCAGGGTGCCATATATCATGGTTTGGCCACTCTACTGTCACAGCCATCGCCCGTTATGACCAGAG CGCACAAGGTTCGACCCAAGTCCGAGCACTTGGAAGCTTCAAAGGTGCAGGGAGGGAACGAGCCGCCGTCTACGTCGCATTCGATGGGTAATTTGTTGAGCGTACCAAGGCACGCGATCGATCCAATACCACCAG GACCTCGTCGCATGAGTGAACGGGACTTACCGTCACGGCTTGGACGCGACGCAACTGCTCCTCAGCAACAAATACATGCCAGCAAGTCCGTGCCAGCGTTGCACA ATGTTGGCACTGATGGAAAACAGCAACACGAAGTATTCAATCCTGGTTACAGCAGAGCATCGTCCAGCAACAGCGTTACACCACCGGTTACGCAACCACCATCGATGACTGCGATCAACGGTACGACGTCACTGCGTTCTCG CTCGAGTCATAACTTGCATGACCCGATAAGGATCGGAACGTTGCCGCCGAGCGGACTTGTGAGTAGACAACAGTCGTCGCCGAATTTAAATCCCAGTCAAACGACCGCGAGTAGCAACGGTTCGACGACGGCTATCGGGACAAGCACCGCGAATATTCTACACAGTAACGAAGCCGAACGATTTTATCAGAATCTGAGTGTTTACAGGAATCAAGACGTGGCGACAAAACAGCGATATAGCCCGTCTCAACATTTGGATGAAAG AAATCCACTACAGTTGCAAAAGAGCTCGAGAGGATCTCAAAACTCTTTAAATCGTCCGGGTACGTTCGAAACGAGCCAACCTAGAGATCGACCGATATCCGCCTACGTATCGCAAACGCAACAACAATCTTATCTCGGTGGACAATCCCAGCAACCAGGTAGCGTGGCACCTCCAAGGTCGCAGTCCTCTCGAGACATAATACGACAAGAAGCGAAGCTTCAGGAAATGCAAGAAGAAGTCAGAAGACGCGAACTACGAGGTGGGGTACCGGTTCCGCTCAATCAATGTCGACCTACCACCTATAACGTGAAATCGAATATGACGCAGCAATCGACCAATTCGGTTGTACGACCGACAAAATCGATTGGTTCTCCACCAAATTTCGGCTCGAACGCACCGGTAGCGGTGTCCGCGCCAACTATTTCAACCACTGGCCATGCCGCGAGGCAAACGGCCGCTGCAACTTACGGTTACGTGGATTCGCATTACGGTCCATACGTAGTACAGTATGGAAAGTCTCCGCCTACGCATCAGCATCAACATCAGCATCAACATCAACATCAGCATCAGCATCAACATCAGTATCAACATCAACACCAGCACCAGCATCAACACCAGCATCAGCACCAGCACCAACAACAACTTCAATCGCAACTTCAGCTGCAGTCGCAGCACCAGCATCAGCAtcagcatcaaaattttcaacaacAAATATTGGGTCATGCTCAGTACGGTACGCAATCTTCGAGGGGAAAAACCGATTCGACTCGGTTGCAGCCGAACGGGATGTCGTTGGACTATGCTAGAGATCAAAATACCCAAGAAGTCGGCAGATCGTACACGGACCAAACTCGACATTTTGCAGCTGGATCGCAGTATTACTTGAATGGCGGCTCGGATGTACGAGGCGATCAGTATAACAGTGAAAATGGTACGAGCAGAACCCAAACTTTACCGGAAGGAAATGCTTCCATCCAATCGAATGATATTGCCCCAATACGACCCGCACTTCCAGAAGATGGATTCAGAGAAAgtcctccgccgccgccgccaaaTGCTACGACTCATCCTCTTTACAACAAGCAGTCGGATTCGAG ATACACCGCAAGTATGCAAGATCCTCCTCGAGGTGGATATTATCCGGCAAATGGAACGGCGGGAACTGCGTTACAGCCGCGACAGTATCAGTACAGCGCCACGAATCCTTGGCAgcgagaagaaagagagaag GAACAAGCGCTCAGAAGGGAAGCTGCAAGACAGTGGCGAGATCAACAAATAGCGGAGTTGAGTGCATTACCTCACAGAACCTCGCAACAGGAGGAACAGCTTCGAGCTCTTCAGTTGGAGAGGGATTTCCAAAAAAGAGCCGAGGAAGCTGCTAACCAAcaggacgacgacgaagaaagtaacgatctGGATGCCGAAAGTATGCAGCGAGTTCAGGGTTTGCTTCGTTCAACCACGACTCAAGACCGAGGGAATCTATCGGAACAACATAATCCTAATTTGTCGAGAGTCACCGTTGCCAATCAGTCGCAGCGAGGAAGTCATGTTGTTCAATCTCTGGGAGCATCGATACTTTCAACGGGCCTTACCGCCCACGGTATTAGTGCTCAACAGTGTACACAAAGCATCTCAACTATCTCGTTGAGCCAGCAAGAAAACTCTGGCTTGCATTTGTCCCAAAATCTGCAACACGAACAAACCAATCAAGTGCAAAACAATGTCGGACAGATACCGATGTCATCCTTGATTCAGTTGACCGCTTCTCAAAAATCCTGTACCCTCGGCATTCCTCAGTCTACTGAAGACAAAGAAATTCAACGTAGGCAGGATGAAATTAAGAGAAAGCAAATCGAATTCGACGAAACTTTGAAAAGGAAGGAAGAAGAGGCCAAACAACAACAAATCCAACAAATATATCAGCAACAACAGTATTTACAACAATCGCAATCCCATCTTAAGAACCAACAAGTATTACACCCTAGTATGTTGCGATTGGAAAACTTGGTTATTAATGGACCGAATGCACCTT CAACTCAAAATGGTAATAATGACGCGCCTCTGCCACCGGAACGGGGCTCTAGTTACGCTGTAATGTCGCAACAGGGTGCTCTCAGATCTAATAGTGTAAACGCTTCTAATATGATGCCGGTGACCCATCCTCAACAGCCAACGTCCATTAAGAGAGTCTCATTTCACGACTCGAATGCAAACGTAGCGGAATCTATACAACGAAATATTTCTACTGGAAATTTAAACACGCCTCCATCCACAACAATGGACATTATTGCGGAAGATCCAAAT AATTTCATCAATGATGCGGAAAATTTATTGGCATCTCCGAAAACACCCGAAGGATCCGGTATACCGATTACTGGCAGCACACCTGGCGTGATAGGTGCTCAGGAAGTTTACAA GGATCCCAGACAAAGGCGATTGGCTGAAAAGCAAAAACTACAACAAAATTCTCAAATTGGGCCAGTACCTGAGAAACTCAGctttaaagaaaaaatgaaaatgtttgcAATGGAAACCGGCGAAGATGGGACTCCTCGGGATAAAGTAAAGATTTCGCGCGCCCAACGCGAAATTGATAATATAGGTAATCCTACCGCTCTGAATAGCAATAACAATAGTAGCAGCAAcactaacaataacaataacaacaacaacaatggcAGCAATACTTCCatcaacaacaataacaacagcagcagcagcagcaacagcagcagtagcagcagtaacaacaacaacaataggaATTAA